The following coding sequences lie in one Zonotrichia leucophrys gambelii isolate GWCS_2022_RI chromosome 4A, RI_Zleu_2.0, whole genome shotgun sequence genomic window:
- the IDS gene encoding iduronate 2-sulfatase isoform X2, whose product MNVLFIIVDDLRPVLGCYGDKLVKSPNIDQLASQSMVFSNAYAQQALCAPSRVSFLTGRRPDTTRLYDFYSYWRVHAGNYSTMPQYFKENGYVTLSVGKVFHPGVSSNYSDDYPYSWSIPPFHPSAEKHENDKTCRGKDGKLHANLVCPVNVTEMPGGTLPDIQSTEEAIHLLNVMKTTRQKFFLAVGYHKPHIPLRYPQEFLKLYPLENITLAPDPWVPKKLPSVAYNPWMDIRQRDDVEALNVSFPYGPLPDDFQRQIRQSYYAAVSYLDVQVGLLLSALDDAGLSNNTIVVFTADHGWSLGEHGEWAKYSNFDVATRVPLMFYVPGMTTSPASQGARVFPYLDPFSHIGGSSPQGQSKTVVELVSLFPTLAELAGLQVPPACPKMSFGVVLCTEGRSIAHYLNISEGEVEQGKEGSDDTERCSNEEPVALSQYPRPADTPQWNSDKPRLKDIRIMGYSMRAIDYRYTLWVQFDPSNFSADFRNVHAGELYMMDNDPNQDYNVYNNTSQGWFFKKITDLLKH is encoded by the exons ATGAATGTCTTGTTTATAATTGTGGATGATCTGCGTCCTGTGTTGGGCTGTTATGGAGATAAGCTTGTGAAATCTCCCAACATTGATCAACTTGCCTCCCAAAGTATGGTGTTCAGCAATGCATATGCCCAG CAAGCCCTGTGTGCTCCCAGCAGAGTGTCATTCCTCACTGGCCGCAGGCCTGACACCACCCGGCTCTACGACTTCTACTCCTACTGGAGAGTCCATGCAGGAAACTATTCCACCATGCCCCAGTATTTCAAGGAAAATGGCTACGTGACCCTGTCTGTGGGGAAAGTTTTTCATCCTG gGGTTTCATCCAATTACAGTGATGACTATCCCTACAGTTGGTCCATTCCACCCTTTCATCCTTCAGCTGAAAAGCATGAGAATGATAAG ACTTGCaggggaaaagatggaaaacttCATGCAAACTTGGTGTGCCCAGTGAATGTGACAGAAATGCCTGGAGGGACTCTGCCTGATATTCAGAGCACTGAGGAGGCCATACACTTACTGAATGTCATGAAAACCACCAGGCAAAAGTTCTTCCTGGCTGTTGGTTACCACAAACCACACATCCCACTGAGGTACCCACAG gAATTTCTCAAGTTGTACCCCTTGGAAAATATCACATTGGCCCCAGATCCCTGGGTGCCTAAGAAGCTGCCTTCTGTGGCATACAACCCCTGGATGGATATCAGGCAGAGGGATGATGTGGAAGCATTAAATGTTAGTTTCCCTTATGGACCACTTCCAGATGATTTCCAG CGGCAGATCCGTCAGAGTTACTATGCAGCAGTTTCTTACCTGGATGTGCAAGTTGGCCTGCTTCTGAGTGCTTTGGATGATGCAGGGCTCTCAAATAACACTATAGTAGTTTTTACTGCTGATCATG GGTGGTCCCTGGGAGAACATGGTGAATGGGCAAAGTACAGCAATTTTGATGTTGCTACTCGAGTGCCACTGATGTTTTATGTCCCAGGAATGACAACTTCCCCTGCCAGTCAGGGAGCAAGAGTGTTCCCCTACCTCGACCCTTTTAGCCATATTGGAGGCTCATCACCTCAAG GGCAAAGTAAAACAGTGGTGGAGCTGGTGTCTCTGTTTCCAACACTTGCAGAGCTTGCTGGCCTGCAGGTCCCTCCTGCATGCCCAAAGATGTCATTTGGTGTTGTGCTGTGCACTGAGGGGAGAAGCATTGCCCACTATTTGAACATCTCTGAAGGAGAGGTGGAGCAAGGCAAGGAAGGGAGTGATGACACTGAGAGGTGTTCCAATGAAGAGCCTGTTGCTCTCAGCCAGTACCCCCGGCCTGCAGACACTCCCCAGTGGAACTCTGACAAGCCAAGGCTGAAGGACATCAGGATCATGGGCTATTCCATGCGTGCCATTGACTACAGGTACACTCTGTGGGTTCAGTTTGACCCCAGCAACTTCAGTGCTGACTTCAGGAATGTCCATGCAGGAGAGTTGTACATGATGGACAATGACCCAAACCAGGATTATAATGTCTATAACAATACTTCACAAGGTtggtttttcaaaaaaattactgaCTTGCTAAAGCACTAG
- the IDS gene encoding iduronate 2-sulfatase isoform X1 — MAAARLCLCLFLCLLRLPRNAFAARPAVAGPGAGRGPGDGMNVLFIIVDDLRPVLGCYGDKLVKSPNIDQLASQSMVFSNAYAQQALCAPSRVSFLTGRRPDTTRLYDFYSYWRVHAGNYSTMPQYFKENGYVTLSVGKVFHPGVSSNYSDDYPYSWSIPPFHPSAEKHENDKTCRGKDGKLHANLVCPVNVTEMPGGTLPDIQSTEEAIHLLNVMKTTRQKFFLAVGYHKPHIPLRYPQEFLKLYPLENITLAPDPWVPKKLPSVAYNPWMDIRQRDDVEALNVSFPYGPLPDDFQRQIRQSYYAAVSYLDVQVGLLLSALDDAGLSNNTIVVFTADHGWSLGEHGEWAKYSNFDVATRVPLMFYVPGMTTSPASQGARVFPYLDPFSHIGGSSPQGQSKTVVELVSLFPTLAELAGLQVPPACPKMSFGVVLCTEGRSIAHYLNISEGEVEQGKEGSDDTERCSNEEPVALSQYPRPADTPQWNSDKPRLKDIRIMGYSMRAIDYRYTLWVQFDPSNFSADFRNVHAGELYMMDNDPNQDYNVYNNTSQGWFFKKITDLLKH, encoded by the exons ATGGCGGCGGCGCggctctgcctgtgcctgttcctgtgcctgctgcGGCTGCCCCGGAATGCCTTCGCGGCCCGCCCGGCGGTGGCGGGGCCCGGAGCTGGGCGCGGGCCCGGGG ATGGCATGAATGTCTTGTTTATAATTGTGGATGATCTGCGTCCTGTGTTGGGCTGTTATGGAGATAAGCTTGTGAAATCTCCCAACATTGATCAACTTGCCTCCCAAAGTATGGTGTTCAGCAATGCATATGCCCAG CAAGCCCTGTGTGCTCCCAGCAGAGTGTCATTCCTCACTGGCCGCAGGCCTGACACCACCCGGCTCTACGACTTCTACTCCTACTGGAGAGTCCATGCAGGAAACTATTCCACCATGCCCCAGTATTTCAAGGAAAATGGCTACGTGACCCTGTCTGTGGGGAAAGTTTTTCATCCTG gGGTTTCATCCAATTACAGTGATGACTATCCCTACAGTTGGTCCATTCCACCCTTTCATCCTTCAGCTGAAAAGCATGAGAATGATAAG ACTTGCaggggaaaagatggaaaacttCATGCAAACTTGGTGTGCCCAGTGAATGTGACAGAAATGCCTGGAGGGACTCTGCCTGATATTCAGAGCACTGAGGAGGCCATACACTTACTGAATGTCATGAAAACCACCAGGCAAAAGTTCTTCCTGGCTGTTGGTTACCACAAACCACACATCCCACTGAGGTACCCACAG gAATTTCTCAAGTTGTACCCCTTGGAAAATATCACATTGGCCCCAGATCCCTGGGTGCCTAAGAAGCTGCCTTCTGTGGCATACAACCCCTGGATGGATATCAGGCAGAGGGATGATGTGGAAGCATTAAATGTTAGTTTCCCTTATGGACCACTTCCAGATGATTTCCAG CGGCAGATCCGTCAGAGTTACTATGCAGCAGTTTCTTACCTGGATGTGCAAGTTGGCCTGCTTCTGAGTGCTTTGGATGATGCAGGGCTCTCAAATAACACTATAGTAGTTTTTACTGCTGATCATG GGTGGTCCCTGGGAGAACATGGTGAATGGGCAAAGTACAGCAATTTTGATGTTGCTACTCGAGTGCCACTGATGTTTTATGTCCCAGGAATGACAACTTCCCCTGCCAGTCAGGGAGCAAGAGTGTTCCCCTACCTCGACCCTTTTAGCCATATTGGAGGCTCATCACCTCAAG GGCAAAGTAAAACAGTGGTGGAGCTGGTGTCTCTGTTTCCAACACTTGCAGAGCTTGCTGGCCTGCAGGTCCCTCCTGCATGCCCAAAGATGTCATTTGGTGTTGTGCTGTGCACTGAGGGGAGAAGCATTGCCCACTATTTGAACATCTCTGAAGGAGAGGTGGAGCAAGGCAAGGAAGGGAGTGATGACACTGAGAGGTGTTCCAATGAAGAGCCTGTTGCTCTCAGCCAGTACCCCCGGCCTGCAGACACTCCCCAGTGGAACTCTGACAAGCCAAGGCTGAAGGACATCAGGATCATGGGCTATTCCATGCGTGCCATTGACTACAGGTACACTCTGTGGGTTCAGTTTGACCCCAGCAACTTCAGTGCTGACTTCAGGAATGTCCATGCAGGAGAGTTGTACATGATGGACAATGACCCAAACCAGGATTATAATGTCTATAACAATACTTCACAAGGTtggtttttcaaaaaaattactgaCTTGCTAAAGCACTAG